One region of Thermoplasmata archaeon genomic DNA includes:
- a CDS encoding NAD-dependent epimerase/dehydratase family protein, with protein MAKENGKRALVAGAGGFIGHHLVKHLKTKGIWVRGVDVKKPEFEPSPADEFLAADLREYANCRQAVQGVEDVYQLAADMGGIGYITSNFASLTRNNVLINSNLLEAAREVGVARYLYASSACIYPGHLQKSEDVAPLKEKDAIPADPEPGYGWEKLFTEQLVQYYRDDYELDTRIVRLHNVYGPQATYEGGREKAPAAICRKVAEAEAESAIEVWGDGEQTRSFCYVDDCVEGLSRLMDSGFPEPLNLGTDELVSVNQLVDMVCEIARKPLKREYDLTKPQGVRGRNSDNSLLRKVLRWEPKISLRGGLGVTYPWIWDRLNERGRAKPPAPVGVRREPSVRVRA; from the coding sequence TTGGCCAAAGAGAATGGGAAACGGGCGTTGGTCGCTGGCGCGGGCGGCTTCATTGGACACCATCTTGTGAAACATCTGAAGACCAAGGGAATCTGGGTTCGCGGCGTGGATGTCAAGAAACCTGAATTTGAGCCGAGCCCGGCTGATGAATTCTTGGCTGCCGACCTAAGGGAGTACGCCAACTGTCGTCAAGCGGTCCAAGGGGTCGAAGACGTGTACCAGCTCGCCGCAGACATGGGAGGCATCGGCTACATAACCTCGAACTTTGCCTCCCTGACGCGGAACAATGTCCTCATCAATTCCAACTTGCTGGAGGCGGCCCGCGAAGTGGGAGTCGCTCGGTATCTGTACGCGTCTTCTGCGTGCATCTACCCCGGCCATCTTCAGAAGAGCGAAGATGTGGCCCCTCTCAAGGAGAAGGACGCGATCCCCGCCGATCCCGAGCCCGGGTACGGATGGGAGAAACTCTTCACCGAACAGCTTGTGCAGTACTACCGTGATGACTACGAACTCGACACGCGAATCGTTCGCCTCCATAACGTCTACGGACCCCAGGCCACTTATGAGGGGGGGCGAGAGAAGGCGCCCGCCGCAATCTGCCGCAAGGTTGCGGAGGCCGAGGCAGAGTCGGCGATCGAGGTTTGGGGGGACGGTGAGCAGACCCGCAGCTTCTGCTATGTCGACGATTGCGTCGAAGGTCTCTCACGGCTCATGGACTCCGGCTTCCCGGAACCCCTCAACCTCGGAACCGATGAACTTGTCAGCGTGAACCAGCTCGTGGATATGGTTTGCGAGATCGCTAGAAAGCCCCTGAAGCGGGAATACGACCTGACCAAACCGCAGGGTGTTCGCGGCAGGAACAGCGACAACAGCCTCTTGCGGAAGGTGCTGAGGTGGGAGCCGAAAATCAGTCTGAGAGGAGGCCTGGGTGTCACGTACCCTTGGATCTGGGACCGACTTAACGAAAGAGGACGAGCCAAGCCACCTGCACCGGTTGGGGTTCGCCGAGAACCCAGCGTGCGGGTACGAGCATGA
- a CDS encoding glycosyltransferase, with product MKILALASTLDLKYGLGCTPSWWQLLKGFQETGNEVIAIPYLGDPVQSLWWRTYENPCSWQSKLFNALSRVRSDHLNGKVGPSAAVSKFLVKNHIRPRWKRHLDYVLSKEKDVDFVFMMNIPVNHFTGLPSHMRDEYGVKVAYYEGDMPTILPQHALAREFKFSYYVDADLSEYDVFFSNSKGAIPAIKNMGGRDVRPLYWAADPDLCKPLEAAKEYDVSFYGHGSQLREEWLAKLIAEPSQRNPEIHFVVGGRDLRVPLGKAEFVGPVPYSEFGRFVSRSRISLNITRSSHATVYASATSRPFELAAFGACMVSQPYEGIQEWFEVGKELLVVGSANEASEVYGTLLADREAANELGRRARRRILTEHTFHHRAKEVVAALRSAP from the coding sequence ATGAAGATACTCGCATTAGCCTCAACACTGGACTTGAAATACGGGTTGGGGTGCACCCCGTCGTGGTGGCAGCTGCTGAAGGGATTCCAAGAAACCGGCAACGAGGTCATCGCGATCCCGTACCTCGGAGACCCCGTGCAGAGCCTATGGTGGCGCACCTACGAGAATCCGTGCTCTTGGCAGAGCAAACTCTTCAATGCTCTCTCCAGGGTTCGGTCCGATCATCTCAACGGCAAAGTTGGGCCCTCTGCCGCCGTCTCTAAGTTCCTCGTGAAGAACCACATACGCCCTCGCTGGAAAAGACACCTGGACTACGTTCTCTCGAAGGAGAAGGATGTGGACTTCGTCTTCATGATGAACATCCCGGTCAATCACTTCACCGGCCTGCCGAGCCACATGAGGGACGAGTACGGCGTGAAGGTCGCGTACTATGAGGGCGACATGCCCACCATCTTGCCCCAGCACGCGCTGGCCCGGGAGTTCAAGTTCAGCTACTACGTGGATGCCGACCTGTCGGAATACGACGTCTTTTTCTCCAATTCCAAAGGCGCGATTCCTGCCATCAAGAACATGGGAGGGAGAGATGTTCGTCCGCTGTATTGGGCGGCCGACCCCGACCTTTGCAAACCGCTTGAGGCAGCGAAAGAGTACGACGTCTCCTTCTATGGCCACGGGTCCCAGTTGCGCGAGGAATGGCTGGCGAAGCTCATTGCGGAACCGAGCCAACGAAATCCGGAGATTCACTTCGTCGTTGGCGGCAGAGACCTCCGCGTTCCCCTCGGGAAAGCAGAGTTTGTTGGGCCTGTCCCCTATTCCGAATTCGGTCGTTTTGTGAGCCGTTCGAGAATTAGTCTGAATATCACAAGAAGCAGTCATGCGACGGTCTACGCATCTGCGACTTCGCGGCCCTTCGAGCTTGCGGCGTTTGGGGCCTGCATGGTCTCCCAGCCGTACGAAGGCATCCAAGAGTGGTTCGAGGTCGGAAAGGAGCTGCTCGTTGTCGGAAGCGCGAACGAGGCTTCGGAAGTCTATGGCACACTCCTCGCGGACCGTGAGGCGGCGAACGAATTGGGCCGTCGAGCGCGGCGGCGAATCTTGACGGAGCATACATTCCACCATCGGGCCAAAGAGGTGGTTGCTGCGTTACGATCGGCGCCATGA
- a CDS encoding DUF362 domain-containing protein codes for MSHSLAKRRLPASLPPAKSRVTGFEYIPMSFVDDLKQAFERLNWRKFIKRDSRVFVKPNFTLPFYKPGVTTTESVVEATLEILKDRASEVFLGESDGGANSFTADYSLHGHGMPEICRRTGATLLNLSSAQRRRVKETINRIPVEVTLPKQLLEIDESVSIPVMKVHAVTGVSLSLKNMWGCHPDGMRLVDHTHLSERLALIAKVVNLRFAVVDAIYGLTRRGPMHGDPIKVGAVLVGDNPVAIDATATRMMGFRAEEIDHIIGANRAGLGPHREGEIDVVGDLSPFQQHFKLKSTIVDRLGSLTFRSEYLTRLVFDSALSRPIYAAVGRKFRKKILKPGDEL; via the coding sequence ATGTCCCATTCCCTCGCCAAGAGGAGACTTCCAGCTAGCCTCCCGCCTGCAAAGAGCCGGGTTACGGGGTTCGAGTACATCCCAATGAGCTTTGTGGATGATCTCAAGCAAGCGTTTGAAAGGCTCAACTGGAGAAAGTTCATCAAGCGTGATTCTCGTGTGTTTGTGAAACCGAACTTCACGCTGCCATTCTACAAGCCGGGCGTCACAACTACAGAGTCTGTGGTCGAGGCCACGCTTGAGATTCTGAAGGATCGAGCCTCAGAAGTATTTCTTGGAGAGTCCGATGGAGGAGCCAATTCCTTCACGGCTGACTACTCGCTTCATGGCCACGGGATGCCGGAGATTTGCCGTCGTACCGGTGCGACTTTGCTGAACCTTTCAAGTGCGCAACGAAGGAGAGTTAAGGAAACCATCAACAGGATCCCGGTTGAGGTCACTCTACCAAAGCAGCTACTTGAAATTGATGAATCAGTTTCGATACCTGTCATGAAAGTCCATGCCGTAACGGGCGTGTCCCTATCCTTGAAGAACATGTGGGGATGCCACCCCGATGGGATGCGGCTTGTCGATCACACGCATCTTTCGGAGCGACTCGCGCTAATCGCAAAGGTTGTTAACTTGAGATTCGCAGTAGTAGACGCCATCTACGGGCTCACCAGACGCGGTCCAATGCATGGCGACCCAATAAAAGTTGGAGCAGTCCTGGTCGGCGACAACCCGGTCGCTATCGATGCGACAGCAACACGGATGATGGGGTTTCGTGCCGAGGAAATCGATCACATAATTGGGGCAAATAGGGCGGGCCTTGGTCCTCACCGAGAAGGGGAAATTGATGTAGTCGGGGACTTGTCACCGTTCCAACAACACTTCAAGCTCAAGTCCACAATTGTTGACCGACTGGGAAGCCTCACATTTCGCAGTGAGTATCTTACGAGACTGGTTTTCGATTCGGCGCTCTCTAGGCCGATATATGCGGCGGTAGGTCGCAAGTTTCGAAAGAAAATCCTAAAACCCGGAGACGAACTTTGA
- a CDS encoding glycosyltransferase, producing the protein MPRSLRLLQVTPYAAAGPRFGGIPLSVRVTSDALEERGHHVTVWTSDLGANPGIDSESTNTGVCIRYFPAKWKSVGEKINSPIVPEIMLAGRTGLAEFDLIHMHGYWNLFAPSLARVASIAKVPFVVQPRGSLSEYALRGFAKRVFDFLFRRTIVSRTTLAIALTPAEKREMIARGFEESQTEVIPNFVTGPSFDLPTRKAARRHIGLPPNRPVILFLGRLHAAKGIERLISAFADVRRILPESILVVAGPDEGRLADLLGHSRSLNLPDVLFPGPLHSDLKWLALRAADVFCLPSRSEGFPRVLLEAMVVGTPVVLSNQVHIQYLAEEGAALFVNPTPKDLSESLVTVLRDSGLRSELVRHSQECLEKHFSKTIVTSHLEEAYLRAIDIRRGESASHSRNHSGRVDDAAYS; encoded by the coding sequence ATGCCGAGATCCCTCCGATTGCTCCAAGTTACCCCATACGCGGCGGCAGGTCCGAGGTTTGGAGGGATACCACTCTCGGTAAGGGTTACGTCTGACGCACTAGAGGAGAGAGGTCATCATGTTACGGTCTGGACGAGCGATTTGGGAGCGAATCCCGGAATCGACTCAGAGTCGACGAACACCGGGGTATGTATTCGTTACTTCCCTGCCAAGTGGAAATCGGTCGGGGAAAAGATCAATTCACCTATCGTTCCAGAGATCATGCTGGCAGGAAGAACTGGCTTGGCTGAGTTCGATCTCATTCACATGCATGGATATTGGAATCTCTTTGCGCCCAGCCTTGCACGAGTCGCCTCGATCGCGAAAGTTCCTTTTGTGGTCCAGCCACGAGGCTCACTATCGGAATACGCACTGCGTGGCTTCGCGAAACGAGTATTCGACTTCTTGTTTCGACGGACGATCGTGAGTCGTACGACACTGGCAATTGCTCTGACTCCAGCCGAGAAACGGGAGATGATCGCAAGGGGTTTCGAAGAGTCGCAGACTGAGGTTATCCCAAACTTCGTCACCGGTCCTTCATTTGATTTACCCACTCGAAAGGCAGCCAGAAGGCATATTGGGCTGCCGCCGAATCGCCCAGTAATCCTGTTTCTTGGACGACTCCATGCTGCGAAAGGAATAGAACGTCTCATTTCGGCCTTCGCTGATGTTAGGCGGATCCTGCCAGAATCGATTCTTGTTGTCGCCGGTCCAGATGAAGGTCGGTTGGCAGATCTTCTCGGCCACTCCAGGTCACTGAATTTGCCAGATGTTCTTTTTCCGGGGCCTCTGCACTCCGACTTGAAATGGCTTGCTCTTCGTGCTGCTGATGTCTTTTGCCTGCCCTCGCGCTCGGAAGGATTTCCGCGCGTGCTGCTGGAGGCGATGGTTGTTGGAACGCCTGTGGTGCTTTCGAATCAAGTGCACATACAGTATCTGGCGGAAGAAGGCGCTGCTCTATTCGTCAACCCGACACCAAAAGACCTCAGTGAGTCTCTTGTGACTGTATTGAGGGATAGTGGTTTGAGATCCGAACTTGTGCGACACTCTCAAGAGTGCCTGGAGAAGCACTTTAGCAAGACTATCGTCACGAGCCATCTCGAAGAGGCTTATCTAAGAGCGATTGATATTCGTCGAGGGGAGTCAGCCAGCCACTCTAGGAATCATTCCGGGAGAGTTGATGATGCCGCCTACTCCTGA
- the asnB gene encoding asparagine synthase (glutamine-hydrolyzing): MCGIAGYVGPDSRAALKKTIAMLSHRGPDDLGIYLSDGIGLANARLSIIDIEGGHQPLAGEDDLVWVTFNGELFNFPAERSNLERKGHRFRTNSDTEILVHLYEEHGPLFAERLNGMFAFAIWDERLRTLYLARDYAGMKPLYYTSANNNTFWFASEIKALLPTQSHPSPNVEALSDFLRLGYIPDRRTMFRGIFKLGAGQILKVSSEGQQLTSYHKFHPDLGVMLDDRAYEAKLRFELNRAADDWLMSDVPVGCFLSGGLDSSLVAALVAKRVRGEIRSYTAWFGPDFSSELRAARAVAEKLSLLSEEVLVGPSQVVKDLRSIAWSHDEPVSDPAVIPTFFVSKEAARNVKVVFAGEGADELFGGYPHHRFFGYWMAFKSGRFHHQAARMPQPTSHLVSLASKVVIPGYSFAERYLTFQTIFEPELVRRLAPSLPPGISASLFAGILHGNGLPSLNLMLLCDTMTRLAESYMMKADKATMAHSVEERSPYLDKPLMDFAFSVPARLKITPPRGKLLLRKVAKDLLPRSIVRRRKVGYGVPVRGWVRSEVGECLEAHIFESQLVKSLMDQTVVSRIVRSRQIRPYQFWLLGSLALWDSVFFRESLPNFA; the protein is encoded by the coding sequence ATGTGCGGGATCGCCGGTTACGTCGGACCCGATTCCCGCGCAGCACTGAAGAAGACGATTGCGATGCTGTCGCACCGCGGACCTGATGACTTAGGAATCTATTTGTCCGATGGCATTGGACTCGCAAACGCCAGGTTGAGTATCATTGACATAGAAGGAGGGCACCAGCCGCTTGCGGGAGAGGATGACCTTGTCTGGGTCACTTTCAACGGGGAACTTTTCAACTTTCCCGCGGAAAGATCAAACCTAGAACGAAAGGGACACAGATTCCGAACCAATTCAGACACAGAGATTCTTGTTCACCTGTACGAGGAACATGGACCGCTCTTCGCCGAGCGACTGAACGGCATGTTCGCGTTCGCCATTTGGGATGAACGCCTGCGAACTCTCTACCTAGCGAGAGATTACGCCGGCATGAAACCTCTGTACTACACCTCAGCCAACAACAATACCTTTTGGTTCGCATCAGAAATCAAAGCTCTCCTCCCAACTCAGAGCCACCCCTCACCGAATGTCGAAGCACTTTCAGACTTCCTCCGACTTGGCTACATTCCGGATCGTAGAACAATGTTTCGAGGTATATTCAAGCTGGGGGCGGGGCAAATCTTGAAGGTGTCATCCGAAGGTCAGCAACTGACATCTTACCACAAGTTCCACCCGGATCTGGGGGTGATGCTTGACGATCGGGCTTACGAGGCAAAGCTCCGTTTCGAACTCAATCGGGCTGCCGATGACTGGCTGATGTCAGACGTTCCGGTGGGATGCTTCCTTTCGGGTGGACTCGACTCGAGCCTCGTGGCCGCTTTGGTCGCGAAACGCGTTAGGGGGGAGATACGGTCTTACACAGCTTGGTTTGGCCCGGATTTTTCCAGCGAGTTGCGGGCGGCAAGAGCTGTCGCGGAAAAGCTGTCCCTTCTCTCAGAGGAGGTGCTGGTTGGTCCAAGCCAGGTAGTCAAGGATCTCCGATCAATTGCGTGGTCGCATGACGAGCCAGTGTCCGATCCCGCCGTAATACCCACTTTTTTCGTTTCAAAGGAAGCCGCGCGGAACGTCAAGGTCGTCTTCGCCGGAGAAGGTGCAGACGAGTTGTTCGGGGGATATCCTCATCACCGATTCTTTGGGTACTGGATGGCGTTCAAGAGCGGGAGATTTCACCACCAAGCTGCCAGGATGCCGCAACCCACGAGTCACCTGGTGTCATTGGCCAGCAAGGTGGTAATCCCAGGTTACTCCTTCGCCGAGCGGTACCTAACTTTCCAGACGATCTTCGAACCGGAACTTGTCCGCAGGCTCGCTCCCAGCCTTCCTCCAGGAATTTCTGCTTCTCTTTTCGCTGGGATACTTCACGGGAACGGATTGCCTAGCCTGAACTTGATGCTCCTTTGCGATACGATGACGCGTCTAGCGGAAAGTTACATGATGAAAGCCGATAAAGCAACCATGGCCCACTCAGTTGAGGAACGATCGCCCTATCTGGACAAGCCTTTAATGGACTTCGCCTTCTCAGTTCCTGCCCGTCTCAAGATTACACCTCCTAGGGGGAAGCTTCTTCTGCGAAAGGTTGCGAAAGACCTGCTCCCTCGCTCGATCGTTCGACGACGGAAGGTTGGGTACGGCGTACCGGTTCGAGGATGGGTTCGGAGCGAGGTGGGCGAGTGTTTGGAGGCGCATATCTTTGAGAGCCAGTTGGTGAAGAGCTTGATGGACCAGACGGTAGTTTCTCGAATAGTGCGGAGTCGTCAGATTAGGCCTTACCAATTTTGGCTCTTAGGCAGCTTGGCACTCTGGGACTCGGTTTTCTTCCGAGAGAGTCTTCCAAACTTCGCATAA
- a CDS encoding glycosyltransferase family 4 protein: MATLAFVTDCPPDSQSAVHRVSYVVEELAKQGHLTKSFFGKRGGIAGHVYSRMTLGAAVKCLSAIPQADVLVVHRAGDPITALLIKVQKRLGGMLVFDIDDAVYLRWNILTMSIPQIVKASDFVVVGSHEIANYCRQWNKNVHIIPSGVDTNLFHPSSRVRSKHKPVVGWLGDGRVHGRNLEVLVEPLLALADRCDFKFKMVSALGSSYIRGAFSKLAARIEIDFGLRRWVDISLIPEMVSDFDVSVMPLIDDDFNRAKGGQKLLESMSMEIPVVASAVGENKYIVSHGSDGLLVSSADEWEAALASLLNDPERRHTFGKAGRRKILERYSKDVCASHFARILEATRTRTTT; this comes from the coding sequence ATGGCTACGCTGGCGTTTGTAACTGACTGCCCTCCGGATTCCCAAAGCGCGGTACACCGAGTGAGCTACGTTGTTGAGGAACTCGCCAAACAGGGCCATCTGACTAAATCATTCTTCGGAAAACGGGGTGGCATCGCCGGTCATGTTTACTCTCGAATGACGCTCGGCGCCGCCGTGAAGTGCCTGAGTGCTATCCCCCAAGCGGACGTCCTAGTCGTACACAGGGCCGGAGATCCGATTACGGCACTTCTCATCAAAGTTCAAAAAAGGCTGGGTGGGATGTTGGTTTTTGATATCGACGACGCTGTCTACCTCCGATGGAACATCCTTACAATGTCCATCCCGCAAATTGTGAAGGCGAGCGACTTCGTAGTAGTCGGAAGTCACGAGATTGCGAACTACTGCCGACAGTGGAACAAGAACGTACATATCATTCCAAGCGGCGTTGATACTAATCTCTTTCATCCAAGTTCTCGGGTGAGGAGTAAGCACAAGCCGGTCGTTGGATGGCTCGGAGATGGACGCGTCCATGGAAGGAACCTTGAGGTCCTCGTAGAGCCGCTTTTGGCTCTAGCGGACCGCTGCGATTTCAAGTTCAAGATGGTGAGCGCGCTCGGATCCTCGTATATTCGTGGAGCATTCTCCAAACTTGCCGCCCGCATCGAGATCGACTTCGGCCTTCGACGATGGGTAGACATTTCACTCATACCTGAAATGGTCAGCGATTTCGACGTTAGCGTTATGCCATTGATCGATGATGACTTCAACCGCGCCAAAGGTGGTCAGAAGCTGCTCGAATCCATGTCGATGGAAATACCAGTGGTTGCGAGCGCTGTCGGCGAAAACAAGTATATCGTAAGTCACGGCTCTGACGGGCTTCTTGTCTCTTCAGCCGATGAGTGGGAGGCAGCGCTCGCGTCGCTTCTGAACGACCCAGAACGACGTCACACCTTTGGAAAAGCAGGCCGTCGAAAGATTCTCGAGCGCTATTCCAAGGACGTTTGTGCTTCTCACTTCGCGAGAATCTTGGAAGCCACGAGAACAAGGACGACAACATAG